A genome region from Aliivibrio salmonicida LFI1238 includes the following:
- the bioH gene encoding pimeloyl-ACP methyl ester esterase BioH yields MTTSLYWQTEGEGSDLVLIHGWGMNGAVWQPIVEKLSSQYRVHTVDLSGYGYSAELGSADFDEMVAQVLAQAPEKSAWLGWSLGGLIATQAALTAPDRVSQLITVASSPRFAAEKGWRGIKSAVLSQFTEQLKEDFTLTVERFMTLQAMGSPNAKQDIKQVKRAVLSRPAPNPSALATGLTILADIDLRESLSQLTMPVCRMYGRLDGLVPIKVAHDMDAFIPHSTKVVFEQASHAPFISHSDEFITELHRFLQPEDEFLI; encoded by the coding sequence ATGACAACGTCGCTTTATTGGCAAACGGAAGGTGAAGGTTCCGATCTGGTTCTCATTCATGGATGGGGAATGAACGGGGCGGTGTGGCAGCCTATTGTTGAGAAGCTAAGTTCACAGTACCGAGTTCATACCGTAGACTTATCAGGTTACGGATACAGTGCCGAGCTTGGCAGTGCTGATTTTGATGAGATGGTGGCGCAAGTACTCGCTCAGGCACCAGAAAAATCGGCGTGGCTTGGATGGTCTCTTGGTGGGTTAATTGCAACGCAAGCCGCATTAACGGCTCCAGATCGTGTGAGTCAATTAATTACCGTAGCAAGTTCGCCTCGCTTTGCTGCTGAGAAAGGGTGGCGAGGAATAAAGTCTGCCGTGTTGTCCCAATTTACTGAGCAGTTAAAAGAGGACTTCACCTTAACCGTTGAGCGCTTTATGACGTTGCAAGCAATGGGTAGCCCAAACGCCAAGCAAGACATTAAACAAGTAAAACGCGCCGTGCTTTCAAGACCAGCACCAAATCCGAGTGCTTTAGCTACAGGTTTAACGATTTTGGCCGATATAGACTTACGAGAGAGTCTATCTCAATTAACAATGCCAGTATGCCGAATGTATGGTCGTTTGGATGGATTAGTGCCGATAAAAGTCGCGCATGATATGGATGCGTTTATCCCTCATTCAACCAAAGTAGTCTTTGAACAAGCCTCGCATGCTCCTTTTATTTCGCACAGTGATGAATTTATCACTGAGTTACATCGTTTTTTGCAGCCGGAAGATGAGTTTTTAATTTAA
- a CDS encoding IS982-like element ISVsa6 family transposase: MNKLVDIFCDVDDFCYQFLSQWEKYLVEASERKRKRQSVMSTSECMTIVIAFHQSNHRDFKNFYIGLVHQYWKGYFPNLLSYTRFVSKMPSLIAPMCAYFQSIKGKPTGIAFVDSTSLKVCHNIRIPRHKVFDGVAKRGKGTMGWFFGFKLHLLINHLGEIISLKITAGNVNDRTPVPDLCKELSGKLYADKGYIGKKLSESLKNSDVDLVTTSRKNMKAKEISAFDKAMLSKRYIIETINDQLKNISQIEHSRHRSVTGFMLNVISGVVAYCLKKQKPRIKLSECEFELILA, from the coding sequence ATGAATAAATTAGTTGATATATTTTGTGATGTCGATGATTTTTGTTATCAATTCTTATCTCAATGGGAAAAATACCTTGTTGAGGCTAGTGAGAGAAAAAGAAAACGTCAGTCAGTAATGTCTACTAGTGAATGTATGACTATTGTCATCGCTTTTCATCAATCAAATCATAGAGATTTCAAGAACTTCTATATCGGGTTAGTTCATCAATATTGGAAAGGATACTTTCCAAATTTACTTAGCTACACTCGATTTGTGAGCAAAATGCCTAGCCTAATCGCCCCAATGTGTGCCTATTTTCAATCTATCAAAGGTAAGCCGACTGGCATTGCTTTTGTTGACTCCACGAGTCTTAAAGTATGCCATAACATTCGAATTCCTCGCCATAAAGTCTTTGATGGTGTTGCGAAAAGAGGAAAAGGTACCATGGGATGGTTTTTCGGCTTCAAACTTCATTTATTGATTAACCATCTTGGAGAAATTATTTCGCTGAAAATCACAGCTGGCAATGTAAATGATAGGACTCCTGTACCTGATTTATGCAAAGAACTCTCGGGGAAATTGTACGCTGATAAAGGGTACATAGGTAAAAAGTTGAGTGAGAGCTTAAAGAACTCTGATGTCGATTTAGTGACTACCTCGCGAAAAAACATGAAAGCAAAAGAGATAAGTGCTTTTGATAAGGCTATGTTATCAAAGAGATACATTATCGAAACGATAAATGACCAATTGAAGAATATCTCTCAAATTGAACATAGCCGTCATCGTAGCGTGACTGGTTTCATGCTAAATGTAATTTCAGGCGTTGTGGCTTATTGTTTAAAAAAACAAAAGCCACGAATTAAGCTATCAGAATGTGAATTTGAACTAATCCTCGCTTAA
- a CDS encoding ComF family protein codes for MPVPLHWKRFWWRSYNQSDLLGWTLAREFNLEKTVTLCDTKIVKRIKATRPQQGLSRSFRQTNLLGAFKVMKQINEKHVAIVDDVVTTGATINLLCAELRKAGVERIDVYAVCRTGRS; via the coding sequence ATCCCCGTACCTTTACATTGGAAACGCTTTTGGTGGCGATCCTATAATCAAAGCGATTTATTAGGATGGACGTTAGCAAGAGAATTCAATCTTGAAAAAACCGTGACTCTCTGCGATACCAAAATAGTAAAAAGAATTAAAGCCACTCGCCCTCAGCAAGGGTTATCTCGATCTTTTCGTCAAACCAACTTACTCGGTGCGTTTAAGGTGATGAAGCAGATTAATGAGAAGCATGTGGCGATTGTGGATGATGTGGTGACGACGGGGGCGACAATTAATCTGTTGTGTGCGGAGTTGAGAAAGGCGGGAGTTGAGCGGATTGATGTGTATGCGGTTTGCCGGACGGGGCGGAGTTAA
- the envZ gene encoding two-component system sensor histidine kinase EnvZ, with translation MPMKSTFARTLLLLASLLIASQIFSYLAVFNYALLPSLQQFNRILAYEVRLMLAEDVTLKNGTNIQLGQPLRRQLLEQLGVSIHDEHDPEMREFYQASPVEFLSEEMSRELESPTEVRLILGADSYVLWMKTEAMPEFYMRIPLSELQEEDFAPLFRNSLFIALLVILGGWAFIRIQNRPLMALQTAARKVGKGEIPEPLPEKGASEIQAVTRAFNQMAKGIQQLEQDRALLMAGVSHDIRTPLTRIRLATEMMSPQDDYLAESMIKDTEECNEIIGQFMDYLKPVAKQDFIDVDINTIVNEVILAEGGYEREIKTNLANIPQSVHGNAIAIKRVITNLVVNAIRYGGDWIAVSTRVSADHKTAWIIIEDNGPGIDEAQLESVFEPFTRGDTARGSEGTGLGLAIVKRIVGQHQGEVSLANRREGGLKVQVKLPLGR, from the coding sequence ATACCCATGAAAAGTACCTTCGCCAGAACACTGTTACTCCTCGCATCACTCCTAATCGCCAGTCAAATATTCTCTTATCTTGCCGTCTTTAACTATGCACTTTTGCCTAGCTTGCAACAGTTCAACCGCATTTTGGCTTATGAAGTACGCTTAATGCTGGCAGAAGACGTGACACTTAAAAATGGAACAAATATCCAACTAGGCCAACCTTTACGTCGTCAGTTATTAGAGCAATTAGGCGTAAGTATCCATGATGAACATGATCCTGAGATGAGAGAGTTTTATCAAGCAAGTCCGGTTGAATTTTTAAGTGAAGAGATGAGTCGAGAGTTAGAGTCACCAACCGAAGTGCGCTTGATTTTAGGAGCCGACAGTTATGTTCTGTGGATGAAAACAGAAGCGATGCCAGAGTTTTATATGCGGATCCCGCTTTCTGAGCTACAAGAAGAAGACTTTGCCCCCTTATTTAGAAACAGTTTATTTATCGCTTTATTAGTGATCCTTGGTGGGTGGGCATTTATACGTATTCAGAATCGGCCATTGATGGCACTGCAAACCGCCGCGAGAAAAGTGGGCAAGGGTGAAATCCCAGAACCACTTCCAGAGAAAGGCGCGTCAGAAATTCAAGCAGTAACTCGTGCCTTTAATCAGATGGCGAAAGGAATTCAGCAACTAGAGCAAGATAGAGCATTACTAATGGCAGGGGTGAGTCATGATATTCGTACCCCATTAACTCGCATTCGTTTAGCAACAGAAATGATGTCACCGCAAGACGATTATCTCGCAGAAAGTATGATTAAAGACACGGAAGAGTGTAATGAGATCATCGGTCAGTTTATGGATTATCTCAAACCAGTAGCAAAACAAGATTTCATTGATGTAGACATCAACACCATCGTTAACGAAGTGATTTTAGCTGAAGGCGGTTATGAGCGAGAGATCAAGACTAACTTGGCTAATATCCCTCAATCTGTGCATGGTAATGCGATTGCGATTAAACGGGTGATCACTAATTTAGTCGTTAATGCGATCCGTTATGGTGGTGATTGGATTGCAGTATCGACTCGCGTTTCTGCCGATCATAAAACCGCATGGATTATTATTGAAGATAATGGCCCAGGGATTGATGAGGCTCAATTAGAATCGGTGTTTGAACCTTTTACCCGTGGAGATACGGCGCGAGGAAGTGAAGGCACAGGTTTGGGTCTTGCGATAGTTAAACGTATTGTGGGTCAGCATCAAGGTGAAGTGAGTTTAGCGAATCGCCGAGAAGGTGGCTTGAAAGTTCAGGTTAAGTTACCGTTAGGGAGATAA
- the ompR gene encoding osmolarity response regulator transcription factor OmpR, translating into MQENHKILVVDDDARLRSLLERYLSEQGFQVRSVANSEQMDRLLARETFHLMVLDLMLPGEDGLSICRRLRSNNNMLPILMLTAKGDEIDRIVGLEVGADDYLPKPFNPRELLARIRAVLRRQVIEAPGAPSAEDKMVEFGEFRLNLGTREMFRNEEPMPLTSGEFAVLKSLVTNMREPMSRDKLMNMARGREYSAMERSIDVQISRLRRMIEVDSSRPRYIQTVWGLGYVFVPDGAEG; encoded by the coding sequence ATGCAAGAAAACCATAAGATTTTAGTTGTTGATGATGATGCGCGTCTTCGTTCTTTATTAGAGCGTTATTTGTCAGAGCAAGGCTTTCAAGTTCGTAGTGTCGCAAACAGTGAGCAAATGGATCGCTTGTTAGCTCGTGAAACGTTTCACTTAATGGTATTGGACTTAATGCTTCCTGGTGAAGATGGGTTATCTATCTGTCGTCGTCTGCGCAGTAACAATAATATGCTACCTATTTTAATGCTAACGGCAAAAGGTGATGAGATTGATCGCATTGTTGGCTTAGAAGTGGGCGCGGACGATTATCTACCAAAGCCATTTAACCCACGTGAATTACTGGCGCGTATTCGAGCGGTTCTACGTCGTCAAGTGATTGAAGCGCCGGGTGCGCCAAGTGCGGAAGATAAAATGGTTGAGTTTGGTGAGTTTCGCCTAAACTTAGGTACGCGTGAAATGTTCCGTAATGAAGAGCCAATGCCACTAACATCGGGCGAATTTGCGGTACTTAAATCATTGGTGACGAATATGCGTGAACCAATGTCGCGTGACAAGTTGATGAATATGGCGCGCGGTCGTGAGTATTCAGCAATGGAGCGCTCGATTGATGTTCAAATTTCTCGCCTTCGTCGTATGATTGAAGTTGATTCAAGCCGCCCTCGTTATATTCAAACGGTATGGGGATTAGGTTATGTGTTTGTACCGGATGGTGCAGAGGGATAG
- a CDS encoding ParA family protein, with the protein MLVGYKRAQCKKVLVINRKGGAGKSTFAIAMASFYAHQNVKTEIIDLDPQGTSYFWGNKSEGVRTTKFLPSSNVPFSLALRLEADTKITVIDSPSNFSQFEMEKYISMVDKIVFPVQPSPIDVHSMLGFIKDLIKSPAFKNNRVELAFVITRCKENKQGTEFIHKVLQHMKYPLLGSMSESQAYQNMFSEKNSFLISHPELDKELWQRMKLWLDVDMTPPQTLAPETTKVAEPKPTTYRSLLKRRY; encoded by the coding sequence ATGTTAGTCGGATATAAACGTGCACAGTGTAAGAAGGTTCTTGTCATCAACCGTAAAGGTGGTGCAGGCAAATCAACCTTTGCAATTGCAATGGCGTCTTTCTACGCTCATCAAAACGTAAAGACTGAAATCATCGATCTTGATCCACAAGGAACCAGTTATTTTTGGGGAAATAAAAGCGAGGGTGTAAGAACGACTAAATTTTTACCCTCTTCTAACGTGCCTTTCTCTCTCGCATTACGATTAGAAGCCGACACCAAAATTACGGTGATTGATTCTCCCTCTAATTTCAGTCAATTTGAAATGGAGAAATATATCTCGATGGTGGATAAAATTGTTTTTCCCGTTCAACCCTCACCGATTGATGTTCACTCTATGTTGGGGTTTATTAAGGATTTAATTAAGTCTCCCGCCTTTAAAAATAACAGAGTTGAATTAGCGTTTGTTATTACTCGCTGCAAAGAAAACAAGCAAGGCACTGAGTTTATTCATAAAGTGCTGCAACACATGAAATACCCGCTATTAGGTAGTATGTCTGAGAGTCAGGCATATCAGAATATGTTTTCTGAAAAGAACAGTTTTTTGATTAGCCATCCAGAATTAGATAAAGAACTTTGGCAGAGGATGAAGCTGTGGCTTGATGTCGATATGACGCCACCACAAACACTCGCCCCAGAAACAACAAAAGTGGCTGAGCCGAAGCCAACCACTTATCGTTCTTTACTTAAAAGACGCTATTAA
- the rph gene encoding ribonuclease PH, which produces MRPSGRTAQQVRPITITRHFTAHAEGSVLVEFGNTKVICTASVEENVPRWLKGKGKGWVTAEYGMLPRATHTRNNREAASGKQGGRTMEIQRLIARSLRAAVDLEALGEQMITVDCDVIQADGGTRTASITGASVALADAINHMIASGKLKKNPMKGHVAAVSVGIYKGEAICDLEYLEDSAADTDMNVVMMEDGKMIEVQGTAEVAPFSHQELLDMLALAQQGINDIIEKQKAALAE; this is translated from the coding sequence ATGCGTCCTAGCGGAAGAACAGCTCAGCAAGTCCGTCCAATTACGATTACTCGTCACTTTACTGCGCACGCAGAAGGGTCTGTATTAGTTGAATTTGGTAATACAAAAGTAATTTGTACTGCAAGTGTTGAAGAAAATGTTCCTCGCTGGTTAAAAGGTAAAGGTAAAGGCTGGGTAACGGCTGAATACGGCATGCTACCTCGCGCAACGCACACACGTAATAATCGTGAAGCGGCAAGTGGCAAACAAGGTGGTCGCACGATGGAAATCCAACGTCTGATCGCGCGTAGCCTACGAGCTGCGGTTGACCTAGAAGCATTAGGTGAGCAAATGATCACGGTTGATTGTGATGTGATCCAAGCGGATGGCGGTACACGTACAGCATCTATCACTGGTGCAAGTGTGGCATTAGCAGACGCTATCAATCACATGATCGCATCAGGTAAGCTGAAAAAGAACCCAATGAAAGGGCACGTTGCTGCTGTTTCTGTTGGTATCTATAAAGGCGAAGCAATTTGTGACCTTGAGTATTTAGAAGACTCCGCAGCCGATACCGATATGAACGTCGTAATGATGGAAGACGGTAAGATGATTGAAGTGCAGGGCACGGCAGAAGTAGCGCCGTTCTCTCACCAAGAGTTGTTAGACATGCTGGCTCTGGCGCAACAGGGCATCAATGATATCATTGAGAAGCAGAAAGCGGCGTTGGCCGAATAA
- a CDS encoding YicC/YloC family endoribonuclease: MIYSMTAYARREVKGDWGTAVWEIRSVNQRYLETYFRMPEQFRGLEPVLRERFRKRLARGKVECHLRFESNNAASSELKINEDLARQVIKAAQWVKTESGEGGINPFQVLQWQGVMEAPEQDFDSINKELLAEFELAVNDFVEARASEGENMKALIVQRLDAITTEAAKVRARMPEILEWQRNRLLTKFEDAKIELDSGRVEQELILLAQKSDVAEELDRLDSHVKETTNVMKKGGACGRKLDFMMQEFNREANTLASKSISTDVTASGVELKVLIEQMREQIQNIE; the protein is encoded by the coding sequence ATGATCTACAGTATGACAGCTTACGCACGCCGCGAAGTAAAAGGCGATTGGGGAACGGCTGTGTGGGAAATCCGCTCAGTAAACCAACGCTATTTAGAAACGTATTTCCGCATGCCGGAACAATTTCGTGGTTTAGAACCTGTATTGCGTGAGCGTTTTCGTAAGCGCCTTGCTCGCGGTAAAGTAGAATGCCACCTACGTTTTGAATCAAACAACGCAGCAAGCAGCGAATTAAAAATCAATGAAGACCTAGCTCGCCAAGTAATTAAAGCGGCGCAGTGGGTAAAAACTGAATCTGGCGAAGGCGGTATTAACCCTTTCCAAGTTCTGCAATGGCAAGGTGTGATGGAAGCGCCTGAGCAAGATTTCGATTCAATCAATAAAGAATTATTGGCGGAGTTTGAATTGGCGGTTAATGATTTCGTTGAAGCGCGTGCAAGCGAAGGCGAAAACATGAAGGCGCTGATCGTTCAGCGTTTAGATGCGATCACTACCGAAGCTGCGAAAGTTCGTGCACGTATGCCTGAGATTTTAGAATGGCAACGTAACCGTCTTCTGACTAAATTTGAAGATGCGAAAATTGAATTAGATTCTGGCCGTGTTGAACAAGAACTTATTCTTCTTGCTCAAAAATCTGACGTGGCTGAAGAGCTTGATCGTTTAGATTCACACGTTAAAGAAACAACCAATGTAATGAAGAAAGGCGGCGCTTGTGGCCGTAAGCTTGATTTCATGATGCAAGAATTTAACCGTGAAGCGAATACGCTAGCGTCTAAATCTATCAGCACCGATGTAACAGCCTCTGGCGTTGAGCTTAAAGTGCTTATCGAACAAATGCGTGAGCAAATTCAGAACATTGAATAA
- a CDS encoding phosphate-starvation-inducible protein PsiE gives MPSHLPKSFSKPFLKIFHILEAVLLVAITLATVFAMVNEFVHVFSERQIQLTDILLMFIYLEVLAMVQQFVMNGKIPVRYPIYIAMMAIARYITLGMKELDAVLVVWLALAAFILAAATLLIRAGHYYWPYETHESSKKYDE, from the coding sequence ATGCCGTCACATCTACCTAAATCATTCAGTAAACCGTTTTTAAAAATATTTCATATTTTAGAAGCGGTGTTATTAGTTGCCATCACGCTTGCGACTGTCTTTGCGATGGTGAACGAGTTTGTACACGTATTTTCTGAGCGACAGATCCAGTTAACAGACATTCTGTTGATGTTCATTTATCTCGAAGTGTTGGCCATGGTGCAACAATTTGTGATGAACGGTAAAATCCCTGTTCGCTATCCTATCTATATTGCGATGATGGCCATTGCTCGTTACATCACTCTAGGCATGAAAGAACTCGATGCGGTCTTGGTTGTGTGGCTCGCGTTAGCTGCTTTTATTTTAGCAGCAGCAACCTTATTGATCCGAGCTGGGCATTATTATTGGCCGTATGAAACACATGAGAGCAGTAAGAAATATGATGAGTAA
- the gmk gene encoding guanylate kinase: MSKGTLYIVSAPSGAGKSSLISALIESNPTYAMKVSVSHTTRGMRPGEQDGVHYHFMQKEHFEDLIEKEEFLEYAEVFGNYYGTSRVWIEETLDKGIDVFLDIDWQGARQIRIQMPLAKSLFILPPSNGELERRLNVRGQDSEAVIAKRMSEAKSEISHYNEYDYVIINDDFDTAQMDFKAIIRAERLKQDKQTSKYKGMLSALLAD; the protein is encoded by the coding sequence ATGAGCAAAGGTACACTTTATATTGTTTCAGCCCCAAGTGGCGCTGGTAAATCAAGCTTGATCTCTGCATTAATAGAGAGCAACCCTACTTATGCAATGAAAGTCTCTGTCTCTCATACCACTCGTGGCATGCGTCCTGGCGAACAAGATGGTGTTCATTACCATTTTATGCAGAAAGAGCATTTTGAAGATCTGATCGAAAAAGAAGAGTTTTTGGAATATGCCGAAGTATTTGGTAATTATTACGGAACTTCTCGCGTTTGGATCGAAGAAACGTTAGATAAAGGCATTGATGTATTTTTGGATATTGATTGGCAAGGTGCTCGTCAAATTCGCATACAAATGCCTTTAGCAAAAAGCCTTTTCATCTTACCACCTTCAAATGGTGAACTTGAGCGTCGACTAAATGTTCGCGGGCAAGACAGTGAAGCGGTCATTGCGAAACGAATGAGCGAAGCAAAATCAGAAATTTCTCACTATAATGAATATGATTATGTGATTATTAATGACGATTTTGATACTGCACAAATGGATTTTAAAGCTATTATCCGTGCAGAGCGCTTAAAACAAGATAAACAAACATCAAAATATAAAGGCATGTTGTCAGCTCTTTTAGCCGATTAA
- the rpoZ gene encoding DNA-directed RNA polymerase subunit omega → MARVTVQDTVEKIGNRFDLVLVSSRRARQLQTGGKDALVPEENDKPTVIALREIEEGLITKDLLDARERQEQQEQDAAELAAVSSITHNR, encoded by the coding sequence ATGGCACGTGTAACCGTTCAAGACACAGTTGAGAAAATCGGCAACCGTTTCGACCTTGTTTTAGTATCATCTCGTCGCGCACGCCAACTACAAACTGGCGGTAAAGATGCGCTAGTGCCTGAAGAGAACGATAAACCAACTGTTATCGCTCTTCGTGAAATCGAAGAAGGCCTGATCACAAAAGATCTACTTGATGCTCGTGAACGTCAAGAGCAACAAGAGCAAGATGCCGCTGAACTAGCAGCAGTAAGCTCAATCACACACAATCGTTAA
- the spoT gene encoding bifunctional GTP diphosphokinase/guanosine-3',5'-bis pyrophosphate 3'-pyrophosphohydrolase has protein sequence MDLFDSLKDVAKDYLPEPHIEALRRSYLVAKEAHEGQTRSTGEPYIIHPVAVARILAEMRLDHKTLMAALLHDVIEDTQVSKEELAEQFGDTVAELVDGVSKLDKLKFRDKKEAQAENFRKMVMAMVQDIRVILIKLADRTHNMRTLGALRPDKRRRIARETLEIFSPLAHRLGIHNIKTELEELGFEALYPNRYRVLKEVVKSARGNRKEMIQKIHAEIEGRIAEAGIKGRVVGREKNLFAIYHKMKNKEQRFHTIMDIYAFRVITDDVDTCYRALGQVHSIYKPRPGRIKDYIAVPKANGYQSLHTSMVGPHGVPVEVQIRTEDMEQMANKGVAAHWSYKEGDNSSSTTAQIRAQRWMQSLLELQQSAGSSFEFIENVKSDLFPNEIYVFTPKGRIFELPVGATAVDFAYAVHSDVGNSCVGSRVNRQPYPLSKPLKSGQTVEIISAPGARPNAAWLNYVVTSKARTKIRQVLKTMRKEDSVILGRRLLNHALGHNLSLDDVSEENMTHVLSDLKLATQDDLLAAIGLGELMSIVVARRLLGDADELTQQNPSNIETSTGKKLPIRGADGILLTFANCCRPIPGDHIIAHVSPGRGLVVHMEDCANVRGYQKELDKYMGVEWADEFDQEFATALDIDLQNHQGALANLTNVVASTGSNIRGISTEEKDGRLYTVTIELTAKDRTHLAEIMRRIRVMPHALKVRRHKN, from the coding sequence TTGGATTTATTCGATAGCCTGAAAGATGTTGCCAAAGATTATTTGCCAGAGCCTCACATTGAGGCTCTTCGTCGATCTTATCTGGTAGCAAAAGAGGCCCATGAAGGGCAAACTCGCTCAACGGGCGAACCTTATATCATTCACCCAGTAGCTGTGGCTCGTATCCTTGCAGAAATGCGACTCGACCACAAAACGCTAATGGCTGCATTACTTCATGATGTCATTGAAGACACCCAAGTAAGCAAGGAAGAACTTGCAGAGCAGTTTGGCGATACCGTTGCTGAATTAGTGGATGGCGTTTCTAAGCTGGACAAACTTAAGTTCCGCGATAAAAAAGAAGCGCAGGCTGAAAACTTCCGAAAAATGGTCATGGCGATGGTGCAAGACATCCGCGTTATTTTGATCAAACTTGCTGACCGTACTCATAACATGCGTACACTCGGTGCTTTGCGCCCTGACAAACGTCGTCGTATTGCTCGTGAAACCCTCGAAATATTCTCTCCTTTGGCACATCGCCTTGGTATCCACAATATCAAAACTGAATTAGAAGAACTTGGTTTTGAAGCGCTTTACCCTAATCGCTATCGCGTATTAAAAGAAGTGGTAAAGTCAGCTCGTGGCAACCGTAAAGAGATGATCCAAAAAATCCACGCAGAAATTGAAGGCCGTATTGCTGAAGCTGGCATTAAAGGTCGTGTGGTTGGTCGTGAGAAGAACTTGTTCGCCATCTATCATAAGATGAAAAATAAAGAACAGCGCTTCCACACGATTATGGATATTTACGCCTTCCGAGTCATCACTGATGATGTTGATACCTGTTATCGCGCATTAGGTCAGGTTCATAGTATTTATAAACCTCGCCCTGGTCGCATTAAAGATTACATTGCAGTCCCTAAAGCCAACGGCTACCAATCTCTTCATACGTCAATGGTTGGCCCGCATGGTGTCCCTGTTGAAGTACAAATTCGTACCGAAGATATGGAGCAAATGGCAAATAAAGGGGTTGCTGCACATTGGTCGTACAAAGAGGGTGATAACTCAAGCAGTACGACAGCTCAAATTCGTGCTCAGCGTTGGATGCAAAGCCTACTTGAGCTTCAACAAAGTGCAGGTAGCTCATTTGAATTTATTGAAAACGTAAAGTCGGATTTATTCCCGAACGAAATTTACGTCTTCACTCCTAAAGGCCGTATTTTTGAACTGCCAGTAGGTGCTACTGCGGTCGATTTCGCTTATGCCGTTCACTCAGATGTTGGTAATAGCTGTGTTGGCTCTCGTGTAAACCGTCAACCTTATCCATTAAGTAAACCTCTGAAAAGTGGCCAAACGGTTGAGATAATTAGTGCTCCAGGTGCGCGTCCAAACGCGGCTTGGTTAAACTATGTGGTTACCTCTAAAGCTCGAACTAAGATCCGTCAAGTGCTTAAAACAATGCGCAAAGAAGACTCTGTTATTTTGGGTCGTCGCCTATTGAATCATGCATTGGGGCATAATTTATCTTTAGATGATGTTTCTGAAGAAAACATGACGCACGTTTTATCGGATCTTAAGCTAGCTACACAAGACGATTTATTAGCGGCGATTGGTCTAGGCGAATTAATGAGTATTGTGGTTGCTCGCCGATTGCTTGGTGATGCCGACGAATTGACCCAACAAAACCCGTCTAACATTGAAACCTCGACAGGTAAGAAATTACCCATTCGCGGTGCTGATGGAATACTGTTGACCTTTGCTAACTGTTGTCGCCCTATTCCTGGTGATCATATCATTGCTCATGTTAGTCCTGGTCGTGGTCTTGTCGTTCATATGGAAGACTGTGCCAATGTTCGTGGTTATCAAAAAGAATTAGATAAATACATGGGCGTTGAATGGGCGGACGAATTTGATCAAGAATTTGCAACCGCTCTAGATATTGATCTGCAAAACCATCAAGGTGCGCTGGCCAATTTAACCAATGTTGTCGCGAGTACGGGATCGAATATCCGTGGTATTTCTACCGAAGAAAAAGATGGCCGATTGTATACAGTCACCATCGAATTAACGGCGAAAGATCGCACACATTTAGCGGAAATAATGCGTCGCATTCGAGTCATGCCGCACGCATTGAAAGTTCGTAGACATAAGAACTAG